Proteins encoded in a region of the Anopheles aquasalis chromosome 2, idAnoAquaMG_Q_19, whole genome shotgun sequence genome:
- the LOC126572668 gene encoding HEAT repeat-containing protein 1 homolog, whose translation MATSLAAQLQRLAAPQTSILADVRKKPSILFDAKEAAGKDREVIYDIGVSGLDELTQLNGAFAQFEETLFAKNSMDLQRSIENKELNEKLNQNIRKFFYHLSPYFMLQPAHKCLEWLIRRFDIYEYNKADFVNLILPYHETRIFVRCVQTMRFTETESYAFLMGVRNKGVPLSKRTIIDHAVRHPTFLKTISTFTVRAVEELGTKANVLQALFAFYCTTVLGVLDSVDSVTEKYVVSLLQGLGKGLTSSAVDFTAASYMIIGQLVTKTSLLKDTVEYIIRKLCQLQHPALTTDATMLLALIFKTQHEQLGNLSDALIETIVSSKWLTTAMSEVKTDGVCIIVFYRKVLEKCLQQICQTGKSLQVYGRYCEQLLLEILLTDDEAENIIQCVLDSYFLADSPAKKHSPDDVLDVSTINLDSDDEDFVVKDKQVTQWYSDFLKSFERQYPAPFDKVVKRVMKGQDHFSHKKRNALRNVLGFLLQASYDQGEADLFENLFHYEAERRLNAVKYMVNNLETLKQKTSGRIDLLRDSVLERLGDDSSEVVGTVLQLSGKQLLELIDVDQFVAKLHQITLRCVTDSKRWRPIASRVIELLTDRQLYERVDKNRIVIILYPLLFPLGNEAEDKETSKQLLATKFAKQYLVPKFYSTEQNCDVILSALKEGGQCANAIQVGFNISLVSAALPTPCTVEQADRVLSYAIDLLKNSRFQQVPSSDLGCLVRNQLPMDLCIVPIRYIIERVTFEPHGIIDLEHQSTALRLQLRILSQLVNLYCKIDPQHQAIRAVIGDLLKSTLQHLFPGLPDRVEFLSHFLTIHLLDAGAFSEGDENFKIEVEFQIRTLRILNLMLKQSSDKGPTITDTTFTNILLALTAESAIVRGCALAMIEQAVRSADRNGLSKAHNEFLSRLLKRREELLMDGEQLSLIMFTIFSSSDSKQFKPVLAGLTQRTIDPEMPGYITRGVMDFLKLLDDSSVFITAARKAVTILETANGDSKRLAIDPHESVFLQLFIARFNCEMTELIVRNDVCKQFVLLALKSHKPLVGPSFRKHYTPSIMLIEALAEEMFESLPKPFAAQVLQHIVEAATLSEHPETNAATAKLFKNATIDASLALVLIDAMISKPGEAASKTPARKSVLRVAPSERILSTLEWKRGVTLLEHLQNKKKLDNPQLLVPKLFECLKFCLEFEEQSSVEYVKQIVLSLLHHCTVKVEQLAAGGKGQPAAAPFGIGNAVLKVELIVQCIRGTQNPQTHHHALLLLAHVARYVPEQVLHNMMEIFTFVGSSIVRQDNAYSFQIIAKIIETIIPTIAQGGSSEQVIPILKIFSDIILDVPEHRRILLYVKLLQTLGASQFLWVFLGVLIESDVMKGGQKAELRSQQASKSRVDAELSGNELSKRMEIALQIAREFEPTVIIETCTNLIQYLRELPMEMVDRRKDDPHEAMEVDSASESVIFNVKTHTARHLKHFNYSLVQFVGGLISSVYVINKIAQLNEEQTLGMKKYYQQLIVGILTYVNAVSKTIDKVKAESVDEKIPTYWRAMLNNCYDILEGTISLLSAETLIIVVHGLLKHRFLMVRRKVIELLNNKLQYKQDYFNDTHQAGLLKLLDPLMELVKGVHDETTVVGTTFEKMVIVQLCYISLRHLSKILTQHATKKVQAILGDLVEELHGYKKNPNPQILASLILCIGELCSNLGPHSINFLPRFMPMVQKFLHAQLQSEEPFDMLTMSIVLLTVKIVDTLSRFLSPYLRSMLVGLAKLYALLEKRNDARLANINSRLVLIWDNLATTIEPRVLIPVIEATYHDLIKEGELEAIGPLMRLLSTSFGKLQSADFAAIRSELSDLFLTALQFRCNHATSDRFKQEAVDAAEEHVIKAFVVLILKLSESTFRPLFYQVFEWSIRESSSNDRAITFFNLCCHVADALKSLFVLFASDLIAIATKLLSATNSARVERKEEEALHFAEPTKNVTLLRYVLKTLYAIVLYDNQHFMNAVRFDMLLGPVTDQLENGLIVKDAEVRQLVIDCIAQMAVAVMDDSLWRQLNHQVLLKTRNGETDVRLFALEACTEIARKLGESYVPLLPETIPFVAELMEDDNEDIEKAVQHSCREIGRATGDDLQKYF comes from the exons atggcgaccagTTTAGCAGCCCAGTTGCAGCGTTTGGCGGCCCCGCAGACGTCGATTTTGGCCGATGTGCGCAAGAAACCGTCGATCCTGTTCGATGCTAAAGAGGCGGCCGGCAAAGATCGGGAAGTGATCTACGATATCGGTGTGAGCGGGCTGGACGAGCTAACGCAGCTGAATGGAGCGTTTGCCCAGTTCGAGGAGACGCTGTTCGCCAAAAACTCCATGGATCTACAGCGATCCATCGAGAACAAGGAGCTGAACGAGAAGCTGAACCAAAACATCCGGAAGTTCTTCTACCACCTATCGCCCTACTTCATGCTCCAGCCGGCGCACAAGTGCCTGGAGTGGCTGATCCGTCGTTTCGACATCTACGAGTACAATAAGGCGGATTTCGTGAACCTGATCCTGCCGTACCACGAGACGCGAATCTTTGTCCGGTGCGTGCAGACGATGCGCTTCACCGAGACGGAATCGTACGCGTTTCTGATGGGTGTCCGGAACAAGGGAGTGCCACTGTCCAagcgcaccatcatcgatcatgcCGTGCGCCATCCGACGTTCCTGAAAACGATCAGCACCTTCACGGTACGGGCCGTCGAAGAGCTGGGGACAAAGGCCAACGTACTGCAAGCCCTGTTCGCTTTCTACTGCACCACCGTACTGGGAGTGCTTGATTCCGTGGATTCCGTGACGGAAAAGTACGTCGTTTCGTTGCTGCAGGGACTCGGCAAGGGGCTGACCTCTAGCGCGGTGGATTTTACGGCGGCTTCATACATGATCATCGGCCAGCTGGTGACCAAGACGAGCCTGTTGAAGGACACGGTAGAGTACATCATTCGGAAGCTGTGCCAACTGCAACACCCAGCACTGACGACGGATGCGACAATGCTATTGGCGCTGATCTTCAAAACGCAACACGAACAGCTAGGCAACCTGTCCGACGCGTTGATCGAGACGATCGTCTCCTCCAAGTGGCTAACGACGGCCATGAGCGAGGTAAAGACAGATGGCGTTTGCATTATCGTGTTCTATCGCAAGGTGCTGGAGAAATGTCTTCAGCAAATCTGCCAAACCGGCAAGTCGCTGCAAGTGTACGGCCGCTACTGtgaacagctgctgcttgagATTCTGCTAACCGACGACGAAGCGGAAAACATCATACA ATGCGTTCTCGATTCGTACTTCCTGGCAGACAGTCCGGCGAAGAAACACTCCCCGGACGATGTACTGGATGTGAGCACAATCAATCTGGACAGTGATGATGAGGATTTCGTGGTCAAAGACAAGCAGGTCACCCAGTGGTACTCGGATTTCCTCAAAAGCTTCGAGCGACAGTATCCAGCTCCCTTCGATAAGGTGGTCAAACGTGTCATGAAGGGACAGGACCATTTTTCGCACAAGAAGCGCAATGCTTTGCGGAACGTCCTAG GTTTTCTGCTGCAAGCATCGTACGATCAAGGAGAGGCCGATCTGTTTGAGAATCTGTTCCACTACGAAGCCGAACGCCGGTTGAACGCGGTGAAGTATATGGTCAACAATTTGGAGACACTGAAGCAGAAGACCAGTGGCCGGATCGACCTCCTCCGCGATAGCGTACTGGAACGGCTCGGTGATGATAGCAGCGAGGTCGTTGGTACAGTGTTGCAGCTCAGCGGAAAGCAACTGCTAGAGTTGATCGATGTGGATCAATTTGTGGCCAAGTTGCATCAGATCACGCTACGCTGTGTGACCGATTCGAAGCGCTGGAGACCGATCGCGAGCCGTGTGATTGAATTGCTAACAGATCGTCAGCTGTACGAGCGAGTGGACAAAAATCGTATCGTCATCATTCTGTACCCTCTACTCTTCCCTCTGGGCAATGAAGCGGAAGACAAGGAAACCTCTAAACAGCTACTGGCCACCAAGTTTGCGAAACAGTATCTGGTGCCAAAGTTTTACAGCACCGAACAGAACTGTGACGTAATTCTGAGCGCTCTAAAGGAAGGAGGCCAATGTGCGAACGCGATTCAAGTCGGTTTCAACATCAGTCTGGTGTCCGCAGCGCTACCGACACCATGTACGGTTGAGCAAGCGGATCGTGTACTCAGTTACGCGATCGATTTGCTTAAGAACAGTCGCTTCCAGCAGGTTCCGTCATCGGATTTAGGCTGTCTGGTCAGGAACCAGCTTCCGATGGATCTGTGCATCGTACCGATTCGGTACATCATCGAGCGCGTGACATTCGAACCTCACGGGATCATCGATCTGGAACACCAAAGTACCGCTCTGCGGCTACAGTTGCGTATCTTGAGCCAGCTCGTGAACCTGTATTGCAAGATCGATCCGCAGCATCAAGCCATCCGTGCGGTCATCGGTGATCTGCTGAAATCCACACTTCAACATCTCTTCCCGGGGCTCCCAGATCGCGTCGAGTTCCTGTCGCACTTTTTAACGATCCATCTGCTCGATGCCGGTGCGTTCAGCGAAGGGGACGAGAACTTTAAGATCGAAGTGGAATTCCAAATACGTACCCTTCGCATTCTGAACCTGATGCTGAAACAGTCGAGCGATAAGGGACCAACGATCACGGATACGACGTTCACGAACATACTGCTAGCACTTACGGCTGAATCGGCGATTGTGCGCGGGTGCGCCCTGGCGATGATCGAGCAGGCTGTCCGCAGTGCAGATCGTAATGGGCTATCGAAGGCCCACAATGAGTTCCTGAGCCGGTTGCTGAAACGTCGCGAAGAGCTCCTGATGGACGGTGAGCAGCTGTCGTTGATAATGTTTACGATCTTCTCGTCCTCCGACAGCAAACAGTTCAAACCCGTCCTTGCCGGTCTCACGCAACGTACGATCGATCCGGAAATGCCAGGTTACATTACGCGCGGTGTGATGGACTTCCTAAAGCTGCTGGACGATTCTTCCGTATTCATTACGGCCGCCCGGAAAGCGGTAACCATACTGGAGACGGCGAATGGCGATTCGAAACGACTTGCCATCGATCCGCATGAATCGGTGTTTCTGCAGCTGTTTATCGCACGCTTCAACTGCGAAATGACCGAGCTGATCGTTCGGAATGACGTCTGTAAGCAGTTTGTGTTGCTGGCGCTCAAAAGTCACAAACCGTTGGTAGGACCATCGTTCCGGAAGCACTACACACCATCGATCATGCTGATCGAGGCACTCGCCGAAGAGATGTTCGAATCGCTCCCGAAACCATTTGCCGCGCAGGTACTGCAACATATCGTCGAAGCGGCCACCCTATCGGAGCATCCCGAGACGAATGCCGCCACGGCAAAGCTGTTTAAAAACGCGACGATCGATGCTAGCCTTGCGCTTGTGCTAATCGATGCCATGATCAGTAAACCTGGTGAGGCGGCATCAAAAACGCCCGCCAGGAAATCGGTGCTCCGTGTTGCACCATCGGAACGCATCTTGTCGACGCTGGAGTGGAAGCGAGGCGTAACGCTGCTCGAGCATTtgcagaacaagaagaagctaGACAACCCCCAGCTGCTGGTACCGAAGCTGTTCGAGTGTTTAAAGTTTTGCCTTGAGTTTGAGGAGCAATCGTCGGTCGAGTACGTGAAGCAGATTGTCCTTTCGCTGTTGCATCACTGCACGGTGAAGGTGGAACAGTTGGCTGCCGGTGGCAAGGGACAACCGGCGGCGGCACCATTCGGCATCGGAAATGCCGTGCTGAAGGTGGAACTGATTGTACAGTGCATCCGCGGGACACAGAACCCTCAGACGCACCATcatgcactgctgctgttggcacaTGTGGCCCGGTATGTGCCGGAACAGGTGCTGCACAACATGATGGAGATATTTACGTTCGTTGGCTCCTCGATCGTACGGCAGGATAATGCGTACAGCTTCCAGATTATTGCGAAGATCATAGAAACCATCATACCGACCATCGCCCAGGGCGGTAGTAGCGAGCAGGTGATTCCGATTTTGAAAATCTTCTCCGACATCATCCTGGATGTGCCCGAGCACCGTCGGATACTGTTGTACGTGAAGCTGTTGCAAACACTCGGTGCCAGCCAGTTCCTGTGGGTTTTTCTCGGTGTGCTGATTGAATCGGACGTGATGAAGGGAGGCCAAAAGGCGGAACTACGCTCGCAGCAGGCTTCAAAATCTCGCGTCGATGCCGAACTGTCAGGGAACGAGCTTTCGAAGCGGATGGAGATAGCGTTGCAGATTGCGCGCGAGTTTGAACCAACGGTCATCATCGAAACGTGCACGAATTTGATCCAATATCTCCGTGAGCTGccaatggaaatggtggatCGACGTAAGGATGACCCCCATGAAGCGATGGAAGTGGAcagtgcgagcgagagtgtgATCTTTAACGTGAAAACGCACACGGCGCGTCATCTGAAGCACTTCAACTACTCGTTGGTCCAATTCGTCGGTGGACTCATCTCGTCCGTGTACGTCATCAATAAGATAGCGCAGTTGAACGAGGAGCAGACGCTGGGAATGAAAAAGTACTACCAACAGTTGATCGTCGGTATACTGACGTACGTTAATGCGGTCTCCAAGACGATCGACAAGGTGAAGGCGGAAAGTGTGGACGAGAAGATCCCTACGTACTGGCGGGCGATGCTGAACAATTGTTACGACATTCTCGAGGGCACGATCTCGCTGCTATCGGCTGAGACGTTGATCATTGTCGTGCATGGACTGCTCAAGCATCGCTTCCTGATGGTGCGCCGTAAGGTGATCGAGCTGCTCAACAACAAGCTGCAGTACAAGCAGGATTACTTCAACGACACGCATCAGGCCGGTTTGCTGAAGCTGCTCGATCCACTGATGGAACTCGTGAAGGGAGTGCACGATGAAACGACGGTCGTTGGGACAACCTTCGAGAAGATGGTGATCGTACAGCTTTGCTACATTTCACTGCGCCATCTTTCCAAGATCCTGACGCAACACGCGACGAAGAAGGTGCAAGCGATACTGGGCGATCTCGTGGAGGAGCTGCACGGTTACAAGAAGAACCCGAACCCACAGATACTGGCCTCGTTGATACTGTGCATCGGTGAGCTGTGCAGCAATCTGGGACCTCATTCGATCAACTTCTTGCCACGCTTTATGCCGATGGTACAGAAATTCCTTCACGCACAGTTACAATCGGAGGAACCGTTCGATATGCTAACGATGAGCATCGTGCTGTTGACGGTGAAGATCGTTGATACGTTGTCACGCTTCCTCTCGCCCTATCTCCGTTCGATGCTGGTCGGGTTGGCAAAGTTGTACGCACTGCTGGAGAAACGCAATGATGCCCGGTTGGCGAACATCAACTCACGGTTGGTGCTGATCTGGGACAATCTGGCAACGACAATTGAACCGCGTGTACTGATACCGGTCATCGAAGCCACTTACCATGACCTTATCAAGGAAGGTGAACTGGAAGCAATCGGGCCGCTGATGCGCTTACTGTCCACTTCGTTCGGCAAGCTACAGTCGGCTGATTTTGCTGCAATCCGTAGTGAACTCTCGGATCTGTTCCTGACTGCACTGCAGTTCCGTTGCAACCATGCCACGTCGGATAGGTTCAAGCAAGAGGCGGTAGATGCTGCCGAAGAGCACGTCATCAAGGCGTTTGTGGTGCTGATTTTGAAGCTCTCCGAAAGTACCTTCCGGCCGCTGTTCTATCAGGTGTTTGAGTGGTCTATACGGGAGAGTTCCAGTAATGATCGGGCCATCACGTTCTTCAACCTGTGCTGCCACGTGGCGGATGCACTAAAGTCACTGTTTGTGCTGTTTGCGAGTGATTTGATAGCGATCGCGACGAAGCTGCTGAGTGCGACAAACAGTGCCCGTGTTGAgcggaaggaagaggaagcgctGCACTTTGCGGAACCGACGAAGAACGTTACGCTGTTGCGGTACGTGCTAAAGACCCTGTACGCCATCGTACTATACGATAATCAGCACTTTATGAACGCCGTCCGGTTCGATATGCTGCTAGGGCCGGTGACGGATCAGCTCGAGAATGGGCTGATCGTGAAGGATGCCGAAGTGCGCCAGCTGGTCATTGACTGCATCGCGCAAATGGCCGTCGCCGTCATGGACGATTCACTCTGGCGTCAGCTCAATCATCAGGTGCTGCTGAAGACGCGAAACGGTGAAACGGATGTCAG GCTGTTCGCGCTGGAGGCGTGCACGGAAATAGCGCGCAAGCTGGGCGAGAGTTATGTACCGTTACTGCCGGAAACCATTCCGTTCGTAGCGGAACTGATGGAAGACGATAATGAGGACATCGAGAAGGCGGTGCAGCATTCTTGTCGTGAAATTGGGCGTGCTACGGGCGACGATTTGCAGAAATATTTCTAA